GAAGAAGCACCTGCTGGCCGGGCTGGCCGCCGCGGGTGTCCTCGGCGTGGGGATCGCCGCCCCCACGGTGGCGCTCGCCGACGACAAGGCCACCCCCAGCGCCAGCGCGAGCGCCGAGCAGCAGGACGAGAAGCGGCCGGAGCCGGGCGCGCACCGGGCGAAGTTCGCCGAGTCCCTGGCCGAGGAGCTGGGCGTACCCACCGAGAAGGTCACCGAGGCGCTGGAGAAGCTCCGTGAGGAGCACAAGCCGCAGGGTCGCCCGGACGGCGAGGGTCGCGAGCGTCCTGACGGGGACCGGGGGCCGAAGGGCTCTCCCGAGGACCGTACGGAGGCGCTGACCGAGCGGTTGGCCAAGGCGGTCGAGGACGGCAAGCTCACCCAGGAGCAGGCCGACGCGATCACCGCGGCCGTGGAGGCCGGCGTGTTCGGCGGGCCGGGCGGCTGGGCCGGCCGGGGCGGCCCCGCTGGGACCCCCGGGAAGTGACACCGCGCGCGGGGCGGCATCCGTCCGGATGCCGCCCCGCGGTCGTGTGAGTCGGCTTAGGCGATACAGGCGCAGACGATCAGCGCGGCACCGAAGTGGGTGGCGGCGCTGACCTTGGCGACCGGGTGCGGCTCGTCGGCGCAGATCACCTCGCCCAGCTTGCCGGGGGTGAGCAGGTCCAGCACGAAGAAGGCCAGCGCCATGATGCCCAGGCCGATCACTCCGAACAGGATCGTCGAGGCGAGCCCCTTGGCGAAGTCGCTGTAGCTGGTCAGGATCGCGGTGAAGACGATCCCGGCGACGCCGAGCTGGTTGGCGGCGAGCAGCAGGCCGGCGTTGGCGTTGCGGCGTATCCAGATCAGGTCCCGCAGCTTGCCCGGGGTCAGCAGGTCGACCAGGACGAAACCGGCGGCCATCAGCCCGACCCCGACCACCCCGAACACCACGCTCTGCCAGGCTCCGCTGAGCAGATCCTCCAGCACCGACTGCCTCCCCCACCGTCTGCGGCCGGCGGGCGCCGGCACGGTGATCGAGACGATAGCGGCACCGCGCAACGCCCGCCCGGGCGGTGGTGGCGGTCCTACAGCGACAGGTACCGCTGGCGCTCGTACGGGGTGACCTCGCGGCGGTACTGCTCCCACTCGGCCCGCTTGTTACGCAGGAAGAAGTCGAAGACGTGCTCGCCGAGCACCTCGGCGACCAGCTCCGAGCCGGCCATCACGTCGATCGCCTCGGCGAGGTTCTCCGGCAGTGGTTCGTACCCCATGGCGCGGCGCTCGGCGCTGGTCAGCGACCAGACGTCGTCCTCGGCGCCCGGCGGCAGCTCGTACCCCTCCTCGATGCCCTTCATCCCGGCGCCGAGCAGCACCGCGAAGGCGAGGTACGGGTTGGCCGCCGAGTCGGGCGAGCGGACCTCCACCCGGGCCGAGTTCGGCTTGCCGTACGCCGGGACGCGGACCAGCGCGGAGCGGTTCAGGTGCCCCCAGCACACGTACGCCGGGCTCTCGGTGACCCGGTCCGGCAACGCCTGGGGGAAGAGCCGCTTGTAGGAGTTGACCCACTGGTTGGTGACCGCCGTGTACTCGCGGGCGTGCACCAGCAGCCCGGCGATGAACGCCCGGGCCACCTTGGAGAGCTTCATCGGGTCGCCCGCGTCGTGGAACGCGTTGCGCTCCCCCTCGAACAGCGACAGGTGGGTGTGCATGCCGCTGCCGGGCTGGTCGGTGAAGGGCTTGGGCATGAAGGTGGCCTGCACGCCGGTGGAGAGCGCCACCTCCTTGACCACGTGCCGGAAGGTCATGATGTTGTCGGCGGTGGTCAGCGCGTCGGCGTAGCGCAGGTCGATCTCCTGCTGGCCGGGGGCGACCTCGTGGTGGCTGAACTCGACCGAGATGCCGATCCGTTCCAGCGACAGCACGGCCTGGCGGCGGAAGTCGCGGGCCACCGCGTGCGTGGTGTGCTCGAAGTAGCCGCCGCTGTCCACCGGCACCGGGACGCTGCCGTCCATCGGGCCGTTCTCCAGCAGGAAGAACTCGATCTCGGGGTGGGTGTAGAAGGTGAAGCCCTTCTCCGCCGCCCGGGACAGCGCCCGGCGCAGCACGTGCCGGGGGTCGGCCCAGGAGGGCCCGCCGTCGGGGAGCAGGATGTCGCAGAACATCCGGGCGCTCTCGCCGCTGACCCCGCCCTCGAACGGGAAGACCTGGAAGGTGGTCGGGTCGGGCATGGCGACCATGTCCGACTCGAAGACCCGGGCGAAGCCCTCGATCGCCGAGCCGTCGAACCCGATGCCCTCCTCGAAGGCGGCCTCCAACTCGGCGGGGGCGACGGAGACGCTCTTGAGCGTGCCGAGCACGTCGGTGAACCACAGCCGGACGAAACGGATGTCCCGCTCTTCGAGCGTGCGGAGGACGAACTCCTGCTGACGGTCCACTGCCCCAACCTTCCGCGACACGCTATGTCCGGCTTCGGACGGTGATTACCCGACCTGACCGACCAGTCTCCACCGACCCGATTACGCAGACGTTAACCGACCCGCGGCCACTGCGTCCCGCCCAGTCCCGACCCCCGGTCGCCGGGTGGCGTGGTCTGCGCGGACACCACGTGTCGAGTCCGCCCACCGTGGGCAAGATGAGGACATGCCCACCCTGCGTCTCGCTCTGTGCCAGGTCAACCCCCGGGTCGGCGACATCGCCGGCAACGCCGAGATGATCCGCTCGTGGACCCGGAGATCCGCCGACGCCGGAGCCGGACTCGTGCTCTTCCCGGAGCTGGCGCTGACCGGCTACCCGGTCGAGGACCTGGTGTTCCGGCGCTCCTTCGTCGCGGCGTCCCAGGCGGCGCTGCGCCGCCTCGCCGCCGACCTGGCCGCCGACGGGCTGGGAGACCTGCCGGTCGTGGTGGGATACCTCGACGCCGACGGCCCGCCCCAGGTCAGCCCGGACGCCGAGCCGGGCCGGGGGGCCCGCAACGCCGCCGCCCTGCTGCACCGGGGCGAGGTGGTGGTCTCCTACTACAAGCACCACCTGCCCAACTACGGCGTCTTCGACGAGGACCGCTACTTCGTGCCCGGCGACACGCTGACCGTCGTCCGGCTCGGCGGGGTGGACGTGGCGCTGACCATCTGCGAGGACCTGTGGCAGGCCGGCGGCCCGTTCGCCGCCGCCCGCGACGCCGGGGTCGGGCTGGTGGTCAGCATCAACGGCTCGCCGTACGAGCTGAACAAGGACGACCTGCGTCTGCCGGTGGTCCGCCGGCGCGCCGCCGAGGCCGAGGCGACCATCGCGTACGTCAACATGGTCGGCGGCCAGGACGAGCTGGTCTTCGAGGGCGACTCCATGATCGTCGCGGCGGACGGCACGCTGCTGACCCGTGCGCCGCAGTTCGTGGAGCACCTGCTCGTGCACGACGTGGAGCTGCCGGAGACGGGCAGCGGTCCGGGCGCCACCCTCGGCGGTGCCCGCGACGGCGCCGCGCTCACCGGCGGGCTGCGGATGGTGCGGGGCACGATCGACGCCCTGCCCCCGGCACCGGACGGCCCGCCGGTCCACGGCGGGATCGTCGAGCCGGTCGCCGACGAGGCCGAGGTGTGGGAGGCCCTGGTCCTGGCCCTGCGTGACTACGTCGACAAGAACGGCTTCCCCTCGGTGGTGCTCGGGCTCTCCGGCGGCATCGACTCGGCCGTGGTGGCCGCCATCGCGGTGGACGCGCTCGGTCCCGACCGGGTGGTCGCCCTCTCCATGCCCAGCCAGCACTCCTCCGGGCACAGCCGCGACGACGCCGCCGACCTGGCCGAGCGCACCGGCCTGGACTACCGGGTCGAGCCCATCCAACCGATGGTGGACACCTTCCTGGCGAACATGTCGCTCTCCGGGGTGGCGGTGGAGAACCTCCAGGCCCGGGTACGCGCCGTCATCCTGATGGCGCTGTCCAACCAGGAGGGCCACCTGGTGCTCACCACCGGCAACAAGAGCGAACTGGCGGTCGGCTACTCCACCATCTACGGCGACTCGGTCGGCGGCTTCAACCCGATCAAGGACGTCTGGAAGACACTGGTCTGGCGGCTGGCCACCTGGCGCAACGCCGAGGCGACCCGGCGGGGCGGGACGCCGCCGATCCCGGAGAACTCGATCGGCAAGCCGCCCAGCGCCGAACTGAGCCCCGGCCAGCTCGACAGCGACGCGCTGCCCGACTACGACGTCCTCGACCCGATCCTGATCGGCTACATCGACGGCGACCTGGGCCGCGACGGCCTGGTGGCCTCCGGGCACGACCCGGCGGTGGTGGACAAGGTGCTCCGGCTGGTGGATACCGCCGAGTTCAAGCGCCGCCAGTCCGCGCCCGGGGCGAAGATCTCGATGAAGGCGTTCGGGCGGGACCGGCGGCTGCCGATCACCAACCGGTGGCGCGAGGACGGCTGACCACCGGCGAGTGACATCCTCCACTGCGCTCTGCCGCGACCGGGGCCGCCGGTGCGACGATCGCGGCAGAGCCCGGGGACCGCGTACGCGGCCTCGAGGAAGGAGACAGTCATGGTGGAGTCCACCCCGACCGAGGTGACCGCCCTCTACGGCGGCCCGGTCACCCGACGGGTCCGCACCCGCGACCTGATCGCCGCCAAGGAACGCGGCGAGAAGTGGCCCATGCTCACCTCGTACGACCAGTACAGCGCCTCGATCTTCGACGCCGCCGGCATCCCGGTGCTGCTGGTCGGCGACTCGGCCGCCAACAACGTGTTCGGCTACGAGACCACCCTCCCGATCACCGCCGAGGAGCTGCTGCCGCTGGTCCGGGCCGTCGTCCGGGCCACCCGCCAGGCGCTCGTCGTCGGTGACCTGCCGTTCGGCTCGTACGAGGAGGGCCCCACCCAGGCCCTGCGGACCGCCGTGCGGTTCATGAAGGAGGGCGGCTGCCACGCGGTGAAGCTGGAGGGCGGCCGGCGCTGCGCCGACCAGATCGCCGCCGTCGTCGGCGCCGGCATCCCGGTGATGGCGCACATCGGGTTCACGCCGCAGAGCGAACACACCATCGGCGGCTACCGGGTGCAGGGCCGGGGCGACACCGCCGAGGACGTGATCGCCGACGCGCGGGCGGTGGCCGAGGCGGGCGCCTTCGCGGTGGTGCTGGAGATGGTGCCCGGTGAGGTCGCCAAACGGATCACCGCGGAGCTGAGCATCCCGACCGTGGGCATCGGCGCCGGCCCGGAGACCGACGCCCAGGTGCTGGTCTGGCAGGACATGGCGGGGCTGCGCACCGGCCGGACGCCCCGGTTCGTCAAGCGGTACGCCGACCTCGCGGGCGTGCTCGGCGAGGCCACCCGGCGCTTCGCCGACGAGGTACGCGGCGGGGAGTTCCCCGGCGCCGAACACACCTTCTGAGCGGACCGTCACGGCCCGTGGACGCACGCACGGGCCGTGACACGCCCACCGACCTGCCCGTCCCTGCGGCGGCACCGTCGGAACCGGGCAGCGGGATCTGCGGAAGGCGGCTAACGTACCGGCCCGTGAAGCGAATGCACACCTCCGTCCTGACCCTGGCGTGCGCCTGCCTGCTGGCGCTCACCGCCTGCGGCGGGGACTCGGCCGACACCGCCGCCGACACCGCCCCGTCCGCCGTACCCCCCACCGCCACGGTCGCGCCGCCCTCGGCCACCCCGACCCCCGCCGCCTCCGCGCCGTCGACGGCCAGCGCCGCCGACGTGGTCGGCGACAAGAAGTTGTGCCAGTCGGCGAAGAAGGCCAGTGACGGGATGCGGGCCGAACTCGTCAAGGCCCTTCAGTCCGGCGGCGAGCCGACCCCGGCCGTGTTCAAGGAGATCCTGGGCGGGTTGGAGAAGGAGATGACGAAGCTCGCCGCCAGCGGTGGCGGCGACAGCAAGGTGGCCGCCGCGATGGGCAAGTTCAGCACCGAGGCGGGTCGGGCGGCAGCCGCCGCCGATCCGGCCGCCGCCGCCGACAACCCGGGCTTCGCCAAGGCCGGCGAGAACCTCACCGCCGCCTGCAAGAAGGCCGGCGTCGAGGTCGTCTTCTGATCCCTGCGTACGACGCAGCGGCCCGCCGGGATCCCGGCGGGCCGCTGCGTCGTACGGTCACTCAGACGTCGGTGACGCGGACGCCCGCGTGCGCCTTGTAGCGCTTGTTGATCGCGATCAGGTTGGCGGTGAACGCCTCGATCTGGTGCGCGTTGCGCAGCCGTCCGGCGTAGATGCCCCGCATGCCGGGGATCCGGGCGGCGAGCGCGCCGACGATCCCGACCAGTTCCCGCTCCTCGGTGCAGATCAGCACGTCCAGCTCGATCCGGTCGATCTCCGGGTCGGCCAGCAGCGGCGCGCTGACGTGGTTGAACGCGGCGCAGACCCGGGAGTCGGGCAGTAGCGCGGCGGCCTGCTGGACGGCGCTGCCCTCCGACACCGGCAACGCGTACGGGCCCTGCTTGTCGAAGCCGAGCGGGTTCACGCAGTCGACCACGATCTTGCCGGCGAGCGGTGCGGCGAGCGCGGAGACGATGGCGGCGTGCCCGTCCCACGGCACCGCGATGATCACCACGTCGCTGCGCCGGGCCACCTCCTCGTTGTCCGCCCCGGTCACGCTGCCCTCCGCCGGTACGCCCGGCAGGGCCGCGATCTCCGCAGCCGACTCGGCCGCGCGCTGCGCGGAACGGGAACCGATGAGCACCGTCTGACCGGCCCGGGCGAACCGGTAGGCGAGCCCCCGGCCCTGGTCACCGGTGCCACCGATGATGCCGACGGTGAGCCCGGAAACGTCGGGCAGGTCGCTCGCGTCATATGCCATGGTCGTCATCCTCGCAAATCCTGCGGCCCCGCAGCAGCGCTCTGAGCTGTGACAAACCCCGCTGAGCAGGCCCGACGGCAACCGCCCGCAGCGTCGCGACTACGCACCGCCGACCGTTGCGGGGTCCCGGTGGTCGAGGATCGCGGCGAGCCGGGTCCCGCCGCCCGTCGGAGACCGCCGTGAGCCGGATCAGGCCAGGGCGAAGGTGACCGTGCGGGTGGCCGGGTCGGCCGCGACCAGTCGGACCCGGACCCGGGTGCCGAGCGTCAGCTCGCCGGTGCACCGGGCCCGTACCGGCGGATCGTCCAGGGCCACCGCGCCCCCGGGCGGACGGTTCGCGCGCCCCTTGCCGTTCGGCGGCGCGTCGACGTCCAGCACCGCCGCGTCGAACGTCTCCCCCACCCGGTGCGCCAACAACACCGCCTCGGCCAGGTCGATCGCACCCCGACTCGCCGCCGACGCGGCCCGGTCCGTCGTCGACATCACCGCCGGCAACCGGGGCAACGCCTCCCGGGCCCAGTCCGGCACCGCACGGCCGTCGTGCAGGGCCAGGCAGACCTCCGTGGCGTACCGGTCGGCCAGCCGACGCAGCGGCGCTGTCACGTGCGCGTACGCCGCCGCCACCCCACCGTGCACCGGCTGCTCCGGGACCTCGCCGTCGAACGCCGTGTACGCCGCCGACCGCATCAGCTCCGCCGCCTGATCGACGAAGGCGGCGGCCCTCGGTTGCGCCGGGTCCAACCCCAGCAGCAACTCCCCGACGCTCATCCCCTCCGGCCAGTCCACGCCCAGCGGCCCCGCCGCCGCCCGCAACCGCTGCACCGCCTCCGCCTTCGGCGCGGGCATCGTCCGCAACAGCCCGATCCCGCCGGCCAGCATCAGGTCCGCCGCCGCCATCCCGGTGAGCAGCGAAATCTGCGCGTTGTGCTCCTCCATCGGCACCGGTGCCCGCAGCACCAGCCGCCACCCGTCGCCGTCGGCCTCCACGTCCTGCTCGGGGATCGGCAGATTGATCGCACCCCGGCGCAGACCCCGCGCGGTCAGCAGCGCACCGATCTCCGGCAACAACGCGATCGGCTCCGGCAACCGGCCCGCGTCCGCGTCGGCCTGCACACTCGGATAATCCAACTGGGCCCGGCTGCGCACCAGCGCCCGCTCCAGCGAGACAGCCGTGGTCGCGCCCTCGGCGTCCAGGTCGATGGTCCACAGCACCGCCGCCCGGTCCACGTCCGGCAACAGGCTCGCCGCACCCTCACCGAGACTGTGCGGGTGCAACGGCACGTTGCCGTCGGGCAGGTACACCGTCTGCCCCCGCCGCCAGGTCTCCTCCTCCAACGCACCACCCGGGCGTACGTGCGCGGCCACGTCCGCGATCGCGTACCGCACCCGGAAGCCCCCACCCGTACGGCGGCTGAGGTGCATCGCCTGGTCCAGATCCCGCGACCCCGGCGGATCCACCGTGACCAGCGGCACGTCCGTCCGGTCCACCGCCGGCCGGGGCGGTGCGGCGACCGCCTCGTCGGCCTCCCGCTGCGCCTGCTCGGGGTACGCCTCAGGCAGCCCCAACTCACGACGTAGCCCGCCGAAATCGATGCGGGGTGCGACAACCCGTCGGATGACCATGGGCCAATCCTGACAGCCTCCCGCACACCCCGCCCTCCTCCGACCGACCACCCCACCACCACACGTCGGTGGCGGGTGCGGCGAGCCCGCACGCGTCGATCATGGAGTTGTGGCACCCGCCTCGCCCAATTTCGCGGCTTTCGCGGAGGGCCACAACTCCATGATCGCGCGAGGCCGACCGGCCTTGAGCGCGCGAGGGTGACCGACGGGCAACGCGTGGGTAGGGACCTGCTTCGTCGAAGTGGGGTGCCTACTTGGCGGTGGCTCGCTTGGCGGGGGCCTTGCGGGCCGAGGTCGTCGTCCGCTTCGCGGTGGACTTCGCCGCCGAACCCGTGGACTGACGCGCACGGCTCGCGGCGCTCGTCGTGGCCTTCTTCGCCGGGGCCGTGGACTTGCGGGCCGCCGCCCTGGTCGTCGCGCTCGCCGTGGACTTGCGGGCCGGTGCTGTCGACGTGCGCGCCGAGGCGGTGGACTTCTTCGCCGGTACGGCGGACTTCCGAGCCGCCGTGGCCCGGGTCGTCGTCTTCTTCGCTGCGGTCGCCGTCTTGCGTGTCGCGGCCGGCCGGGTCGAGGCCGCCTTCTTCGCCGGAGCGGTCTTACGGGCCGGAGCGACGCGACCTGTCGCCGCTTTCCTCGCCGGAGCCGCCTTCTTCGCCGGAGCGACGCGACTTGTCGCCTTCTTCGCCGGAGCGGTCTTGCGCGCCGGTGTGGCCCGACCAGTCGAGGCATTCTTCGTCGGAGCGGCTTTACGAGCCGGAGCGGCCCGACCTGTCGCCGCCTTCTTCGCCGGAGCCGTCTTCGTCGCGGGAGCGGCCTTGCGCGCGGAAACGGTCCGACCGGCCGTCGTCTTCGTCGCGGGGGCGGCGGTGGACGCCTTCTTCGCCGGGGCCTTCTTCGCGGGTGCCTTCGCCGCCGTCGTACGGGCGGGGGTCCGGGTCGACGCCGTGGTGGTCTTGCGCGCGGGTGCCTTGCTGGCCGCCGCCGTGGTCTTCGTGGCCGGTGCCTTGCGCGCGGTGGTGGCCCGCGCCATCGTCGCCTTGCGCGCGGGCGCGGCCTTCCGCGCGGCGGAAGCAGCCTTGCGCGCGGGCGCAGTCTTACCCACGGCGGAAGCAGCCTTCCGGGCCGGCGCGGCCTTGCCCACGGCGGAAGCAGCCTTCCGAGCCGGCGCGGCCTTGCGCGCGGCGGGCGCGGTCTTACGCGCCGGGGTCGCCGCGCTCGCGGACGCCTTGGCGGCCGTGGTGCGCGCTGCCGTGCCCCGGGCCGCTGTACTGCCGGCCGCCGCGCTCCGAGTGCTCGTGCTCCGGGTACCCGTGGTCCGCGCCGCCGTGGTCCGGGCCGCTGTGGCCGTCGCTGTGGTGGCCTTGTTGGCCGGTGCCCGCTTGGCCGCTGTCGTGGTGCGCGCCGGAGCCGGGCGCCCCTCGCTCGCCGCAGCCCGCGCCGAGGTGGTCTTCTTCCCCGCACCGGCAGCGGCCGTCTTCTTCGCCGCAGCCGCAGGCGTGGGCTTCACGCCGGTGGCAGCCGTAGCGGACCCGGGCGCGGTCTTCCGACCGGCAGCCGCAGGGGTCGCCGCGGTGATCTGACTGGCGGGGGACTTCACGGCGGCGCGCTTGCGGGCGGGGGCCGTCGTGGTGCCCGCTGACGCGGTCGCGTTCGCGGCCGGGGTCGCCGTGGCGGTGCGCCGGGCGGCCGGGGGCGTGGCGGTGGTGCGCTGGGAGGCCGGGGCCCGGCCGGCAGCACCGGACGCGGTACGGGTGGCCGGGGCGGTGCCGTTCGCGCGACGCGTGGTCGGCGTACGGGTGAGGCCGGCGGTGCGGTCCGTGGCGGCAGTCTGCCGGGCGGGTGTTCGCGTCGCGGCCGGTCGGGTGGCCTGTTGTGCTTCGGCCATCTCGGTTCCTCCTTGGGGACGTGCCGCCGCCCTCGCGGCGCACGTGGTGTCGCGACGCGAGGTCGTCCCGCGTCGGCTACTTCTCCTCCCCGTCCTCCTCGGCCCTACGGGCGTCCTCGGCTTCCCACGCTTCGTTGCGCTCCCGCACCTTCTGCAGGGCGTTCTCCGCGTCGGTGGCCGAGGCGTACGGGCCGAGGACGTGCCGGGCAGGGCACACGTCGGCTTCGTGCTCGACCCGGTGGTGTCGCGTACACCAGTAGTAGCGCCCATGTCCGCTGTCGTTCATGGGATCACTGTGCATCGGGACACGACGGCCCGCCACCGGAACACTGCAAGTCACCAGGCTTTTCCACAGTAGACCTGCTTGTGGCTTTACATGCGAAAACGGCGAAAAACACAAAATGTCGAGGTAGTGCGAACACTCTCCGTGCACGACAGGGTGTCGCTGCGACGGCGGATGTCGACGCCGACGGCACAATGTCGGCACGCCGCGACGGCGCGCGCACCGAGCGCGTCCGAGGCTCGCTAAATCCAAGCCTGCCAGGGAAATCGGGCCACCGGCCGGATCGTCCTGACCGGATGCGAGCGCCGATCGGCACCCGGCTAAGGTCGCCGGATGGGCGTACCGGAATACATCCTGAGGATGCGTGAACACGTCGGACACGAGCTGATTTGGCTACCCAGCGTCAGCGCGGTGGTCCGGAACGACGCGGGCGAGCTGTTGCTCTCCCGACTCGCCTACGACGGGCGATGGTCGGTGGTGAGTGGCTTCGTCGAGCCGGAGGAGCAGCCGGCCAGCGCGGTGGTCCGCGCGGTGCTGGAGGAGACCGGTCTGGAGGTCGAGCCGCTGCGGCTGAGCAGCGCGGTGACGCATCCGCGCACGTACCCGAACGGGGACCGCTGCGAGTACCTCAACCTCGGCTTCCGCTGCCGTCTGCTCGGCGGCGACCTGCGGGTCGACAACGAGGAGTCGCCGGACGTGCGGTGGTTCGCCCCGGGGCGGCTGCCCGACCTCGACGAGCACGCCCGGATGGTGATCCGGCACGCGCTGGGCACCGAGGTGTCGGCGTACTTCCTGCCCGCCGGGATGCGCTGGGGCGCGCCGGGCGAACTCGAGCATGCCTGACGCGCTGCTGCGCTACCTGACCGAGCTGGTCGCCGCCGCGCGCGAGGTGCTCGGCGACGACCTGCGCGGGGCGTACGCGGCGGGCTCGGTGGGGTTGGACGCGTACCAGCC
Above is a window of Verrucosispora sp. NA02020 DNA encoding:
- the glnA gene encoding type I glutamate--ammonia ligase, which translates into the protein MDRQQEFVLRTLEERDIRFVRLWFTDVLGTLKSVSVAPAELEAAFEEGIGFDGSAIEGFARVFESDMVAMPDPTTFQVFPFEGGVSGESARMFCDILLPDGGPSWADPRHVLRRALSRAAEKGFTFYTHPEIEFFLLENGPMDGSVPVPVDSGGYFEHTTHAVARDFRRQAVLSLERIGISVEFSHHEVAPGQQEIDLRYADALTTADNIMTFRHVVKEVALSTGVQATFMPKPFTDQPGSGMHTHLSLFEGERNAFHDAGDPMKLSKVARAFIAGLLVHAREYTAVTNQWVNSYKRLFPQALPDRVTESPAYVCWGHLNRSALVRVPAYGKPNSARVEVRSPDSAANPYLAFAVLLGAGMKGIEEGYELPPGAEDDVWSLTSAERRAMGYEPLPENLAEAIDVMAGSELVAEVLGEHVFDFFLRNKRAEWEQYRREVTPYERQRYLSL
- a CDS encoding NAD+ synthase translates to MPTLRLALCQVNPRVGDIAGNAEMIRSWTRRSADAGAGLVLFPELALTGYPVEDLVFRRSFVAASQAALRRLAADLAADGLGDLPVVVGYLDADGPPQVSPDAEPGRGARNAAALLHRGEVVVSYYKHHLPNYGVFDEDRYFVPGDTLTVVRLGGVDVALTICEDLWQAGGPFAAARDAGVGLVVSINGSPYELNKDDLRLPVVRRRAAEAEATIAYVNMVGGQDELVFEGDSMIVAADGTLLTRAPQFVEHLLVHDVELPETGSGPGATLGGARDGAALTGGLRMVRGTIDALPPAPDGPPVHGGIVEPVADEAEVWEALVLALRDYVDKNGFPSVVLGLSGGIDSAVVAAIAVDALGPDRVVALSMPSQHSSGHSRDDAADLAERTGLDYRVEPIQPMVDTFLANMSLSGVAVENLQARVRAVILMALSNQEGHLVLTTGNKSELAVGYSTIYGDSVGGFNPIKDVWKTLVWRLATWRNAEATRRGGTPPIPENSIGKPPSAELSPGQLDSDALPDYDVLDPILIGYIDGDLGRDGLVASGHDPAVVDKVLRLVDTAEFKRRQSAPGAKISMKAFGRDRRLPITNRWREDG
- the npdG gene encoding NADPH-dependent F420 reductase, with the protein product MAYDASDLPDVSGLTVGIIGGTGDQGRGLAYRFARAGQTVLIGSRSAQRAAESAAEIAALPGVPAEGSVTGADNEEVARRSDVVIIAVPWDGHAAIVSALAAPLAGKIVVDCVNPLGFDKQGPYALPVSEGSAVQQAAALLPDSRVCAAFNHVSAPLLADPEIDRIELDVLICTEERELVGIVGALAARIPGMRGIYAGRLRNAHQIEAFTANLIAINKRYKAHAGVRVTDV
- a CDS encoding RNB domain-containing ribonuclease: MVIRRVVAPRIDFGGLRRELGLPEAYPEQAQREADEAVAAPPRPAVDRTDVPLVTVDPPGSRDLDQAMHLSRRTGGGFRVRYAIADVAAHVRPGGALEEETWRRGQTVYLPDGNVPLHPHSLGEGAASLLPDVDRAAVLWTIDLDAEGATTAVSLERALVRSRAQLDYPSVQADADAGRLPEPIALLPEIGALLTARGLRRGAINLPIPEQDVEADGDGWRLVLRAPVPMEEHNAQISLLTGMAAADLMLAGGIGLLRTMPAPKAEAVQRLRAAAGPLGVDWPEGMSVGELLLGLDPAQPRAAAFVDQAAELMRSAAYTAFDGEVPEQPVHGGVAAAYAHVTAPLRRLADRYATEVCLALHDGRAVPDWAREALPRLPAVMSTTDRAASAASRGAIDLAEAVLLAHRVGETFDAAVLDVDAPPNGKGRANRPPGGAVALDDPPVRARCTGELTLGTRVRVRLVAADPATRTVTFALA
- a CDS encoding DUF350 domain-containing protein — protein: MLEDLLSGAWQSVVFGVVGVGLMAAGFVLVDLLTPGKLRDLIWIRRNANAGLLLAANQLGVAGIVFTAILTSYSDFAKGLASTILFGVIGLGIMALAFFVLDLLTPGKLGEVICADEPHPVAKVSAATHFGAALIVCACIA
- a CDS encoding NUDIX domain-containing protein, whose protein sequence is MGVPEYILRMREHVGHELIWLPSVSAVVRNDAGELLLSRLAYDGRWSVVSGFVEPEEQPASAVVRAVLEETGLEVEPLRLSSAVTHPRTYPNGDRCEYLNLGFRCRLLGGDLRVDNEESPDVRWFAPGRLPDLDEHARMVIRHALGTEVSAYFLPAGMRWGAPGELEHA
- the panB gene encoding 3-methyl-2-oxobutanoate hydroxymethyltransferase; the protein is MVESTPTEVTALYGGPVTRRVRTRDLIAAKERGEKWPMLTSYDQYSASIFDAAGIPVLLVGDSAANNVFGYETTLPITAEELLPLVRAVVRATRQALVVGDLPFGSYEEGPTQALRTAVRFMKEGGCHAVKLEGGRRCADQIAAVVGAGIPVMAHIGFTPQSEHTIGGYRVQGRGDTAEDVIADARAVAEAGAFAVVLEMVPGEVAKRITAELSIPTVGIGAGPETDAQVLVWQDMAGLRTGRTPRFVKRYADLAGVLGEATRRFADEVRGGEFPGAEHTF